The window ATGCCGAGTGAAGGCATTGGCGACAGCCTTTGGCAGGCCTGCGTCGACCAGCTCGCGCAGGAACTGTCGGAACAGCAGTTCAACACCTGGATCAAGCCCCTGACCGCGAGGGTCGCTGACGATCTTTCGCGCGTCACCGTCTTTGTCGCCAACCGCTTCAAGCTGGACTGGATCCGGGCTCAGTACGCGGGCAAGATTGCTGCCATGGCCGAGAAGCTCTACGGCCAGCCAGTCATCATCGAGTTAGCGCTTGCTCCGCGAGAAATCGTTGCGCGGCCTGTATCAATGGCGGTCACGGTTGAGACCGATGTGCCTCGCGATGTGGCCGGCCCGGGGGAGGACCTCTCGGGCGGCGCCTTCAAGAACAGACTCAACTCCGGCCTGACCTTCGAGACGCTGGTCGAAGGCACGGCCAACCGGATGGCGCGAGCCGCCGCCATGCACGTGGCCGGCATGCCGGGGCATCTTTACAACCCGTTGTTCATCTACGGCGGCGTCGGCCTCGGCAAGACGCACCTGATGCATGCAGTGGGCAACCGCCTGCTGTCCGACCGCCCCGACGCCAAAGTTCTCTACATCCACGCCGAGCAGTTCGTGTCGGATGTGGTCAAGGCCTATCAGCGCAAGACATTCGATGAGTTCAAGGAGCGCTATCACTCGCTCGACCTGCTGCTGATCGACGACGTCCAGTTCTTCGCCAACAAGGACCGCACGCAAGAAGAATTCTTCAATGCCTTCGAAGCACTGCTGGCCAAGAAGTCGCACATCGTCATGACCAGCGACACCTATCCGAAGGGGCTGTCGGATATCCACGAACGGCTGGTCTCGCGCTTCGATTCGGGGCTCACGGTGGCTATCGAGCCGCCCGAGCTCGAAATGCGCGTGGCGATCCTGATCAACAAGGCGCGCGCCGAGAACGCCGAAATGCCCGAGGAAGTGGCCTTCTTCGTGGCCAAGAACGTGCGTTCCAACGTGCGCGAGCTCGAAGGCGCGCTGCGCAAGATCCTCGCCTACTCGCGCTTCAACCAGAAGGAGATTTCAATCGCCCTGGCACGCGAGGCGTTGCGCGACCTCCTGTCCATCCAGAACCGGCAGATCTCGGTCGAGAACATCCAGAAAACGGTGGCCGACTACTACAAGATCAAGGTCGCCGACATGTATTCGAAAAAGCGGCCGGCCTCGATTGCCCGGCCGCGTCAGATAGCGATGTACCTCGCCAAGGAGCTGACCCAAAAGAGCCTGCCCGAGATCGGTGAACTGTTTGGCGGCCGCGATCACACGACGGTGCTGCACGCGGTGCGCAAGATCTCCGGCGAGCGCCAACAGCTCACCGAGCTCAACCAGCAGTTGCACGTGCTGGAACAAACCCTCAAGGGCTGATGCATGCCTGCTCATCGCAGATTCATGGGGACCTGTCAAAGGACAACTCTGGGGAAAGTTCCGGCACAAGCAGGCGGTTGTCCACAGGCGAGTCGCGCTTCCCAAACTTGTGCGCTTTGGCGCGACACCACGGAAGCGCGCCTGCACACAGCCTGCCAGCGACGGCAAGTGGCTGTCGGCAAAGCGGAAAACCGCTCTGTCCACAGCGGAGGCCGTTCCTTATCTACTACTACTAATTTGAATTAAAGAAATAAAGGAAGAGGTAAGTCATGATCGTTTTGAAGGCTACACAAGACAAAGTCCTCGCCGCCCTGCAGTCGGTGGCGGGCATCGTGGAGCGGCGGCACACGCTTCCGATCCTGGCCAACGTGCTGATCCGCAAGACCGGGCCCCGCCTGCAGCTGACCACCAGCGACCTGGAGATCCAGATCCGCACCCATGCCGAGCTCGGCGGCGACGACGGCAACTTCACGACCACCGTGGGCGCGCGCAAGCTGATCGACATCCTGCGGACCATGCCAGCCGACCAGACCGTGAGCCTGGAGTCCAGCGCGAGCAAGCTGGTGCTCAAGGGCGGTAAAAGCCGCTTTACGCTTCAGTCGCTGCCCGCCGAGGACTTCCCGCTGGTGCAGGAGTCGGCCAACTTCGGGCCCGTGTTCAGCGTGCCGCAGAAGACCCTGAAAGACCTGCTGAGCCAGGTGTCCTTCGCGATGGCGGTGCACGACATCCGCTACTACCTGAACGGGATCCTGTTCGTGGCCGAAGGCAAGCAGCTGAGTCTGGTGGCCACCGACGGCCATCGCCTGGCTTTCGCTTCCGCGATGCTCGATGTCGAAGTCCCGCGCCAGGAAGTGATCCTCCCGCGCAAGACAGTGCTGGAGATGCAGCGCCTGCTGTCGGATGCAGATGGCGCGATCGAGATGCAGTTTGCCAACAACCAGGCCAAGTTCGCCTTCGAGGGCATGGAGTTCGTCACCAAGCTCGTGGAGGGCAAGTTCCCCGACTACAACCGGGTGATCCCAAAGAACCACAAGAACTCGGTGACGCTTGGCCGCGCGACTCTGCTGGCCAGCCTGCAGCGCACTGCGATCCTGACCAGCGAGAAGTTCAAGGGCGTGCGCCTCAACATCGAGCCCGGGACCTTGCGCATTGCCTCCAACAATGCCGAGCAGGAAGAAGCCCAGGACGAGCTCGACATCGACTATGGCGGCGACGCCATCGAGATCGGCTTCAACGTGAGCTACCTGATCGACGCGCTGGCCAACATGGGCCAGGACATGGTGAAGCTCGACCTCGCCGATTCCAACAGCTCGGTGCTGATGACGATCCCAGAGAACGCTTCATTCAAGTACGTCGTCATGCCGATGCGTATCTGACGGCGTTTGGCAGGGAGCGAGAAGACCGCCCGCGGCATTCCGCGGGCTTGGTCTTTGAGAGACGAACAAAACCCGGTCCGAGAGAGAGAGAGAAAGATCCTGATGAGCGAAGACAACAAGCCGGACGCGCCCCACACCGAGCCCGTCTACACCCCTGAAATCGACAGCGCCATTCCGATCGAAGTGACGCCCGCTGCCGTGGACACCTACGGCGAAGGCTCCATCACGATCCTCGAGGGGCTGGAGGCGGTGCGCAAGCGCCCCGGGATGTACATCGGCGACACCTCGGACGGCACCGGGCTGCATCACCTGGTCTTCGAGGTGGTCGACAACTCCATCGACGAAGCGCTGGCGGGCTACTGCGACGACATCATCGTCACCATTCACACGGACAACTCGATCTCGGTGGTCGACAACGGCCGCGGCATCCCGACCGGC is drawn from Variovorax sp. PBS-H4 and contains these coding sequences:
- the dnaA gene encoding chromosomal replication initiator protein DnaA, yielding MPSEGIGDSLWQACVDQLAQELSEQQFNTWIKPLTARVADDLSRVTVFVANRFKLDWIRAQYAGKIAAMAEKLYGQPVIIELALAPREIVARPVSMAVTVETDVPRDVAGPGEDLSGGAFKNRLNSGLTFETLVEGTANRMARAAAMHVAGMPGHLYNPLFIYGGVGLGKTHLMHAVGNRLLSDRPDAKVLYIHAEQFVSDVVKAYQRKTFDEFKERYHSLDLLLIDDVQFFANKDRTQEEFFNAFEALLAKKSHIVMTSDTYPKGLSDIHERLVSRFDSGLTVAIEPPELEMRVAILINKARAENAEMPEEVAFFVAKNVRSNVRELEGALRKILAYSRFNQKEISIALAREALRDLLSIQNRQISVENIQKTVADYYKIKVADMYSKKRPASIARPRQIAMYLAKELTQKSLPEIGELFGGRDHTTVLHAVRKISGERQQLTELNQQLHVLEQTLKG
- the dnaN gene encoding DNA polymerase III subunit beta — protein: MIVLKATQDKVLAALQSVAGIVERRHTLPILANVLIRKTGPRLQLTTSDLEIQIRTHAELGGDDGNFTTTVGARKLIDILRTMPADQTVSLESSASKLVLKGGKSRFTLQSLPAEDFPLVQESANFGPVFSVPQKTLKDLLSQVSFAMAVHDIRYYLNGILFVAEGKQLSLVATDGHRLAFASAMLDVEVPRQEVILPRKTVLEMQRLLSDADGAIEMQFANNQAKFAFEGMEFVTKLVEGKFPDYNRVIPKNHKNSVTLGRATLLASLQRTAILTSEKFKGVRLNIEPGTLRIASNNAEQEEAQDELDIDYGGDAIEIGFNVSYLIDALANMGQDMVKLDLADSNSSVLMTIPENASFKYVVMPMRI